From Microcystis aeruginosa NIES-2549, a single genomic window includes:
- a CDS encoding DUF4926 domain-containing protein, giving the protein MIKPELFDLVELLVDLPEHNLIMGEQGTIVEDYNDGCYEIEFSNDLGETIALCSLPMQQFIVIWKAQNKTWLSLTEKLTALIDKLPKEKQQKVLDFTRSLYQ; this is encoded by the coding sequence ATGATTAAACCAGAATTATTTGACCTTGTGGAATTATTAGTTGACTTGCCTGAACATAACTTAATAATGGGAGAACAAGGGACAATTGTTGAAGACTACAATGATGGTTGTTACGAAATTGAATTTAGTAATGATCTAGGGGAAACTATAGCCCTTTGTTCTCTCCCAATGCAGCAATTTATTGTTATCTGGAAAGCTCAGAACAAAACTTGGTTATCTTTAACAGAAAAGCTAACAGCTTTAATCGATAAATTACCCAAAGAAAAGCAACAAAAAGTTTTAGATTTCACCCGCTCTTTGTATCAATAA
- a CDS encoding AAA family ATPase: MLTSVTLRNFKSYQEATLSLAPITFLIGANASGKSNALEAIRLLSWLAKGSRLDDIGDKI; this comes from the coding sequence ATGTTAACATCGGTGACTCTTCGGAATTTCAAAAGCTATCAGGAGGCAACCTTGTCTCTAGCACCCATCACCTTTTTAATCGGTGCTAATGCGTCAGGAAAAAGTAATGCACTAGAAGCAATTCGCTTACTTTCATGGTTAGCGAAAGGCAGCAGGTTAGATGACATTGGCGACAAAATCTAA
- a CDS encoding ribulose bisphosphate carboxylase small subunit — protein sequence MKTLPKEKRYETLSYLPPLTDQQIAKQIQYMIDQGYIPAVEFEKDPKPADYHWTMWKLPLFSVSGPQEVLNEVRECRTEYSDCYIRVIAFDNIKQCQTMSFIVHKPNAGRY from the coding sequence ATGAAAACTTTACCTAAAGAGAAGCGTTACGAAACTCTTTCCTACTTGCCCCCCCTCACCGATCAACAAATTGCTAAACAAATTCAATACATGATCGATCAGGGTTATATTCCTGCTGTGGAATTTGAAAAAGATCCCAAACCCGCAGATTATCATTGGACGATGTGGAAACTGCCTTTATTCTCTGTTTCTGGCCCCCAAGAAGTTCTTAATGAAGTTCGCGAGTGCCGCACTGAATATTCTGATTGCTACATCCGCGTTATCGCTTTTGACAACATCAAACAATGTCAAACCATGAGCTTTATTGTTCATAAACCCAATGCCGGCCGCTACTAA
- the rcbX gene encoding RuBisCO chaperone RbcX, with translation MYPKKVVQDTAKVLQSYLTYQAVRTIIDQLSETNPTLAIWLSHYTSSHSIQDGEAYIAGLMTENKELVLRIMTVREHLAEQVLEFLPEMVKTGIINDNTEHRRQLLERLTRTAISQPETSELNLDVDDLPNP, from the coding sequence ATGTATCCGAAAAAAGTTGTTCAAGATACCGCGAAAGTCTTACAAAGTTACCTAACTTACCAAGCGGTTCGCACGATTATCGATCAATTGTCAGAAACTAATCCCACTTTGGCTATTTGGCTGAGTCACTATACTTCTAGCCATTCCATTCAGGATGGCGAGGCCTATATTGCGGGGTTAATGACTGAGAATAAAGAGTTAGTTTTGCGGATCATGACGGTAAGAGAACATCTAGCCGAACAGGTTTTAGAGTTCTTGCCAGAGATGGTAAAAACGGGAATTATTAATGACAATACCGAACATCGTCGGCAACTTTTGGAACGTCTCACCCGTACTGCTATAAGTCAACCAGAGACATCGGAATTAAATCTCGATGTTGATGATCTACCCAACCCATAA
- a CDS encoding form I ribulose bisphosphate carboxylase large subunit — translation MVQAKSKGFQAGVKDYRLTYYTPDYTPKDTDLLACFRVTPQPGVPPEEAGAAVAAESSTGTWTTVWTDNLTDLDRYKGRCYDIEPVPNEDNQFFCFVAYPLDLFEEGSVTNILTSIVGNVFGFKALRGLRLEDIRFPVALIKTFQGPPHGITVERDKLNKYGRPLLGCTIKPKLGLSAKNYGRAVYECLRGGLDFTKDDENINSQPFMRWRDRFLFVQEAIAKSQAETNEVKGHYLNVTAPTCEQMMQRAEFAAEIKTPIIMHDYLTGGFTANTTLAKFCRDKGLLLHIHRAMHAVIDRQKNHGIHFRVLAKCLRLSGGDHLHSGTVVGKLEGERGITMGFVDLMREDYVEEDRARGIFFTQDYASLPGVMPVASGGIHVWHMPALVEIFGDDSCLQFGGGTLGHPWGNAPGATANRVALEACIQARNEGRSLAREGNDVIREACRWSPELAAACELWKEIKFEFEAMDTL, via the coding sequence ATGGTGCAAGCCAAATCCAAAGGTTTCCAGGCCGGCGTAAAAGACTACCGCCTGACCTACTACACCCCCGACTACACCCCCAAAGATACCGATCTACTAGCTTGCTTCCGGGTAACACCCCAACCAGGAGTTCCTCCGGAAGAAGCAGGTGCGGCAGTAGCGGCGGAATCTTCCACAGGTACCTGGACCACCGTTTGGACCGATAACTTAACCGACCTCGATCGCTATAAAGGTCGTTGTTATGATATCGAACCCGTACCCAACGAAGATAACCAGTTCTTCTGTTTCGTTGCCTATCCTTTAGATCTATTTGAAGAAGGTTCCGTCACCAACATCCTCACCTCGATCGTTGGTAACGTTTTCGGTTTCAAAGCTCTACGCGGTCTCCGTTTAGAAGATATCCGTTTCCCCGTCGCTTTAATCAAAACCTTCCAAGGTCCTCCCCACGGTATCACCGTTGAACGGGACAAATTAAACAAATACGGTCGCCCCTTACTCGGTTGCACCATCAAACCCAAACTCGGCCTTTCCGCTAAAAACTACGGTCGTGCCGTTTATGAATGTCTCCGCGGTGGTTTAGACTTCACCAAAGATGACGAAAATATTAACTCTCAACCCTTCATGCGTTGGCGCGATCGTTTCCTCTTTGTCCAAGAGGCGATCGCTAAATCCCAAGCAGAAACCAACGAAGTTAAAGGACATTACCTCAACGTAACCGCTCCTACCTGCGAGCAGATGATGCAACGGGCTGAATTCGCTGCCGAAATCAAAACCCCGATCATCATGCACGACTACCTCACCGGTGGTTTCACCGCTAACACCACCCTGGCTAAATTCTGCCGCGACAAAGGGTTACTGCTCCACATTCACCGGGCAATGCACGCGGTTATCGACCGTCAGAAAAATCATGGTATCCACTTCCGCGTTTTAGCTAAGTGCTTACGTCTGTCCGGTGGTGATCACCTGCACTCGGGAACCGTTGTCGGTAAACTCGAAGGTGAACGCGGCATCACGATGGGTTTTGTTGACCTGATGCGTGAAGACTATGTAGAAGAAGATCGCGCTCGTGGTATTTTCTTCACCCAAGACTACGCCTCCTTACCCGGGGTAATGCCGGTTGCTTCCGGTGGTATCCACGTTTGGCATATGCCGGCGCTGGTGGAAATCTTCGGTGACGATTCCTGCTTACAGTTCGGTGGTGGAACCCTCGGCCACCCCTGGGGTAACGCACCGGGTGCCACCGCTAACCGTGTGGCTCTGGAAGCTTGTATCCAAGCTCGTAACGAAGGACGCTCCTTAGCCCGCGAAGGTAACGACGTTATCCGGGAAGCTTGCCGTTGGAGTCCTGAACTGGCTGCCGCTTGCGAACTCTGGAAAGAAATCAAATTCGAGTTCGAGGCTATGGATACCCTCTAA